The DNA region GGCGGCCACCGAATCCAGGTCCGCGCTGACCCGCGCCGTGCGCGCCCGGTGGTCGGCCACCGTCGAGGCCAGGAACGCCCGCAGTGGCGCCGCCCCGTCCGGCGTCACCGCCGAGGTGGCCAGCACCGGAACACCGGCCAGGCCGTCCTCGGCCAACAGCCGATGCAGGTCCCGCAGGCAGGCATCCAGGTCATCGGCGGACAGCCGGTCCGACTGGTTGAGGGTCACCACCATCACCTCGCGGTGCGCGGCCAGCGGCCGCAGATACGCGTCGTGCAGCACCGCGTCCGCGTACTTCTGCGGATCGAGCACCCAGACGAAGGCGTCGACGAGACGGACGAGCCGGTCCACCTCGGCCCGGTGGGACAGCTCGGTGGAGTCGTGGTCGGGCAGGTCGAGCAGCACCAGCCCGGACAGCTCGGGGGCGTCCGACGACTCCCGGTACTGCCGGGCCCCGATCTGCAGCCAGTCCAGCAGTTCGGAGGCGCCGGACGGCCCGAACACCACGGCCTGGGTCGCCGACGTCGTCGGCCGCCGGATACCGACGGTGGCCAGCGGCGCCCCGACGAGGGCGTTGAACAACGAGGACTTTCCGCTGCCGGTCGCGCCGGCCAGCGCCACCACGGTGTACTCCCCGGACAGCCGCAGCCGGGTTCCGGCCCGCTCGTCGAGTGCGCGCACATCGGCCAGTACCTCGTCGGGCAGCCTGCCGGCCCCGAGCTCGGCCACCGACGTCAGCGCCGCCAGCCGCGCCGCGAGCGTCACCGCAGCACCGCCGCAACGTGATTGGCGACCGCCCGCAACTCGTCACCGGACACCATCGACGCCGCCGAACCCAGCACGTCGCGGTACCGGTCACCGTCGCGAGCCAGCAACGCGCCCACCCGGGCCAGCAGGTCCTCGCGCGCCTGCCGGGCCAGACCGCGGACCGCCTGCTCGCCGAAGATCGCCTCGAGCACCTTCTGGCTGGCCACCGTCGTCCCGCCGGCCACCGCGATCTCGGCCCCGGTCAAGCCGGCCGTCTGGCTGAACACCGCCAACATCACCACCAGCCCGGCGCCGTTGACCCCGTAGGACGCCAGCCGCGCCCCGGACCGCTTCGACGCGCCCTCGGTGCGGACCAACTCGAGCACGAACTCCTGCCAGTCGCGGACCAGCCGCTCGACGGCCTCGGTCAGACCTGCGGCGGGACGGGCCAGCTCGTCGCGCAGCAGGGGTGCACCGGCCTGGTGCCGCGCCCAGCAGCCGTAGGCCGTTTCCGCGGCCTCCTCCACCGCGGCCTGCACGACCGTCGCGATACCGGTCTCCAACGCCGACCCGAGCTCCTCCACCGGGGTGGGCCGTCCGCTCACCGCGGCCACCACGCGGTCGCGGATGCGACCCACCCGCGACTCCAGCCTGCGCAGGAACTCTCCCGTCCCGACCACGTCCTGCCAGCGGGCCAGCACCTCGCCGCGCAGCAGTGCGCCGTCGCGGATCGCCTCGTCGACCCGATCCAGCGCATCGTCGTACGCCGAGGTCACACAGGATTCCAGCTGCCCGCGGACAGCGGACTGCTCGTCGGCCGCGTCTGCCAGCGCGTACGTCCGGGGCGGCAGGCTGCGCAGCGCTCCGTCCAGCGTGTAGCGCACCACCGCGGCCCGCTGCTCCGCGTCGGCGGTCAGGCCGGCCAACCAGGAGCGGATGGGCGCGACCGCCTTGTCCCGCAACCGGCCGCCGCGCAGCGACTGCTCCACCACGACGAACAGTGGGGCGCCGCCCAGCCCGTTCGCCGCGAGCATGTCCGACAGGTGCGCGCCGACCTCCTTGACCGCCTCGGGCGGGCAGCGGTCGAGCACGATGGCGATCGCCGTGCCCCGCTCCCGCGCGGTGTGCAGCAGCTGCCACGGCACCGCGTCGGCATACCGGGCCGCGGTCGTCAGGAAGATCCACAGGTCGGCGGCGGCCAGCAAGGTGGCTGCGAGTTCCCGGTTGGTGCTCACCACACTGTCGATGTCCGGGGCGTCGAGCAGTGCGAGGCCCGGCTCCATCCCCGGATTCGGCGCGATGCGCAGGCCGTCGGGCCCGGACGATCGCGGCAACTGCGGCAGGATCCGGTCGTCGACGAACCAGGACACGTCCGACGGGTGACACACGATCACCGGGCCGCGGGTGGTCGGCCGCAGGACACCGGCCGGGCTCACATCGGCGCCGACCAGCGAGTTGATCAGCGTCGACTTCCCCGCGCCCGTCGACCCGCCGACCACCGCCAGCAGCGGCGCGTCGATACTGCGCAACCGGGGGATCACGTAGTCGGCCAGCTGTCCGGTCAACTCGCGACGGTCCCGCTCGGCCGACCACGCCGACGACGCGGGCAGCGGAAAGGCCGTCCGCGCCAGCACGTCGCTCAGCGCTGCCACCGCGGCAACGAGGTCGGTGGCGTCCGTCATCACCTCAGCCTGCCCTAGGTGATCGTGGCCGCGGGCTGGTTTGCCGCTCCCACTCCGATCGAATCCGGGACCCCGGCCGCAGCCGTGCCGACGTCATACCGGCGCTCTCCGCCGAGGATCGGGAAGTGCCGCTTGGCGGCGAGTTCATCCAGACCCGCTTGCATTGTGGCCGTGACGTATTCGGCTGGGCGATACGCATCGCCGATGAGATCGACGCACTCGAGGCGATGGCTGTACCAGGGCAGCACCCGGCGGCTTGTCGGCGGGCGGTCATGCCGCCACCCGCCGGTAGGGTGCAGCCGTGACCGCCGCACGCGAGGACCTGGTCCGCACCGATGAGTTCCGGGCGGCGCTGAGCCTGCTCGCCGCGGGCCGGCACCTGTTCCTCACCGGTAAGGCCGGCACCGGCAAGTCGACACTGATCCGGCACTTCATGGCCGGCACGGACCGCAACGTGGTGGTGGTCGCGCCCACCGGCATCGCCGCCCTGAACGTCGACGGCTACACCATCCACCGACTGTTCGGGTTCCGCACGACGACGACGCTGACCGACGTCACCGGCGGCTCCTACCGACCCGGCCGCTTCGCGAAGACGCTGGCCTCGTTGGACACGCTGATCATCGACGAGGCGTCCATGGTGCGCGCCGACGTCTTCGACATGGTCGCGGCCGCGCTGCAACGGTTCGGACCACAACCCGGCGCGCCGTTCGGCGGGGTGCAGGTGGTGCTGGTCGGCGACCTGTACCAGCTGCCGCCGGTGGTGGGCGACGGTGAGCAGGACTACTTTTCGACCGTTTACGACACGCCGTACTTCTTCTCCGCCCGATCATTTGTCCGCGACGAGTTCCCCACCTTGACGCTGACGACCGTGTTCCGTCAGCTGGGCGATCAACGAATGACCGTGATCCTCAACGAGATTCGCGAGGGGGTGCTGCTCGGACACGCCCAGGAGCACCTCAACGCGCGGGTGGACGCCGACTTCGTACCGCCACCGGGGGAGTTCTGGCTGACGCTGGCGCCGACCAATCGCCTGGTGACGGCGCGCAACCGGCAACATCTCGAACGGCTGCCGGGCGACGAATTGCTGCACCGGGCGCAGGAGTCCGGGGATCTGTCGTTGTTCGACAAGCCGGTGGACGACGAGCTGCGGTTCAAGGTCGGCGCGCAGGTGATGATGCTCAACAACGACCAGTCCGACCGCTGGGTCAACGGCTCGATCGGCCGGGTGGTCGGGGTGGGCTATTACCGCTACGGGGCGGTGGTGGACGTCGAATTTCCCGACGGCACGGTGGCCGATGTCGCGCCGTTCAGCTGGGAGGCCACCCGCCCGGTGGTCGACGGCGGGTCGCTGCGCCGGGAGGTCATCGGCACCTTCACCCAGTTGCCGTTCAAGTTGGCCTGGGCCATCACGATCCACAAGAGCCAGGGGCAGACCCTGGAGCGGCTCATGGTCGATCTGACCGGTGGGATGTTCTCCACCGGCCAGCTGTACGTGGCGCTGAGCCGGTGCACGTCGTTGGCCGGCTTGGTGTTGAAACGCCCCGTGCTGCCGAAAGATCTGAAGATCGACCGCCGGATCACGCGTTTCCTGCGCGCTTCGGATCCGGATACTCAGGCGCGTCGCTTCTGTGCGATCGGCCTGCTCACCGTGGGCGACGAGGGCCGGATGTCGCGGCCGCGCCCGGTCGAGTTGGCGGTGGCGTTCGACGACGGCACGGCGGTGTCCACGCTTATCAACCCGCAGCGCGACTTGGCCGATGCCCGGCACGCCTACGGCATCAGCGTGTCCGACGTGTTGTTGGCGCCGACCCTGCGGGAGGCGTGGGCCATGATCGCTCCGATGCTGGCCGGCTGCACACCGGTCGGTGTCGCTGTCGACGAGACGTTGGGGCTGATCGACTTCGAGCTCAAGAGGCTCGGCTACGTCACCGGGATACCGCTGGGTATCGAGTTGTCCGGGGCTCCGCCGGCGGGCCGCACGGCGTTACAGCGCGCCCGGGGCGCTCTCGAAAGGCATTCCGCGGCAGCAACATCGGCGGGGTCCGCGCCGTTCGACGACCCGGATCCCGGCCAGGCCAAAACCGGTCTGCTGCTCAGCCGCGACCACGACGCCCAGACCCCGGCGGCACGGCACCTGCCGGCCCTCTCGGCGCTGCTGCGGGTCAGCCGTGAGCTCGGCGGCGTGCTGCTGGGTGCGACGGCGGAAGGCGCTTTGGCGGACGAATCCACCTGGGATGCGGCGGCGCGCCAGTCGGCGGCCGATCAACTGCGCGACGCGTCCTCGAGGACGATGCTTCCCGAGGACGTGCTGGCGCGCCTGCGGGCCGCCGCGACGCTGCTGGGAGCGGACGACCTGGCGGCAGCGAATCCGCTCGCCGAGACCCGCGGCGACATCGGTGCGGTGCTGGTTCCCGGCGCCCGGATCTGTTTCACCGGAACCGCACTCGACGACACCGGCCGGGTGGTGGAGCGCGAGGACATGGAGTGCTTGGCGACCGCCGCGGGGTTGGCGCCGGTGCGTTCGGTGACGAAAACCCGCTGCGAGGTGTTGGTGATCGCCGAAGCAGGCACCCAGTCCGGCAAGGCCCGCAAGGCCCAGGAATACGGCAAACCGGTGTTCACCGCCGCCGAATTCCTGGCCTGGGCCGCAAGGCGGTCATCTGGACCATCCGCATCAATAACACCCACATAGCCACTTAAGTGGGTGTAACTTCGTGGTGTGGACCCAGATGTCGGTACCGCCGTGAGCTACGAAACGCTGCAATGGGACATTGCGCCGTCGGCTGCGTACGTGCGGTCGGCGCAGCGGCAGCGGGGGACCTACGACGCGGCGATCGCCGCCGACATCGCTGATCTAACGGTCGACTTGCCTGCGGACGCGCTGGTAGACGCTGAGGACGCCAGCAATGAAATCATCCGCTTCGATGCCGAACTCGGCGGTGAGATCGCCCCGTTCGCGGCAATCCTGTTGCGCACCGAGTCGGCGGCGAGTTCGAACATCGAGAACCTGACGGCCTCGGTGCGTGCGATCGCCGAGGCTGAGTTGACCGGGGCCAGGGCCAGCGCCAACGCCAGGGTTATCGTCGCTAACACCGCGGCGATGGTGGCCGCGATAAACCTTGCCGACAACATCGACGGTGACGCGATCCTGGCGATGCACGAGGCTCTGATGCATGACGCCGACCCGACCGCGGCGGGACGCTGGCGCACCCAGCAGGTGTGGATCGGGGGGAGTGCGCACGGTCCCCGCGCCGCGATGTTCGTGCCGCCGCATCACCGTCGCGTGCCCGACGCCATCGACGACCTGCTGCGCTTCACGGCACGCGGCGACTTGCCCGTGCTGCCGCAGATTGCGTTGGCCCACGCCCAGTTCGAAACCATCCACCCCTTCACCGACGGCAACGGACGGACGGGCAGGGCGCTGATCCAGGCGATGCTGCGGCACCGGGGCCTGACCCGCAGTGTCACCGTTCCGGTGTCGGCCGGCCTGCTGACCGACACCGACTCGTACTTCGCTGCGTTGACCGCCTACCGCGACGGCGACCCGGCGCCGATCGTGCGCCGAGTGTCAGAAGCCGCCGTCGCCGCGGTCTTCAACGGCCGCCGGCTGGTCGATGACCTGCGCGGTATACGAGCAACCTGGAGTGGGGTCGTCACCGCGCGCAGGGACTCGGCGGTGTGGCGGATCGTTGAGTTGCTGCTGCGGCGTCCCGTCATCAACACCGCTCTGTTGGCCGAGGAGCTGGGCATTGAGTCCAAGCATGCACGCCGTCACCTGGAACCTTTGGCGCACGCGGGTGTCCTCGTCGAGACCAGTTCAGGTCCGCGTCAACGAATCTGGCGAGCGCCCGAGGTCATCGACGCTCTGGATGCCTTTGCCGAGCGTGCCCGCCGAGGTGGCCCGCTCTCGCGGTGACGAGGAGGCCTTAGGTCAGTCCAACTCGGCCAGGGCCCGGCGGGCGGCTTCCAGTTCGGCTTCCAGCGCGGCGACCT from Mycolicibacterium sp. MU0053 includes:
- a CDS encoding dynamin family protein, with the protein product MTDATDLVAAVAALSDVLARTAFPLPASSAWSAERDRRELTGQLADYVIPRLRSIDAPLLAVVGGSTGAGKSTLINSLVGADVSPAGVLRPTTRGPVIVCHPSDVSWFVDDRILPQLPRSSGPDGLRIAPNPGMEPGLALLDAPDIDSVVSTNRELAATLLAAADLWIFLTTAARYADAVPWQLLHTARERGTAIAIVLDRCPPEAVKEVGAHLSDMLAANGLGGAPLFVVVEQSLRGGRLRDKAVAPIRSWLAGLTADAEQRAAVVRYTLDGALRSLPPRTYALADAADEQSAVRGQLESCVTSAYDDALDRVDEAIRDGALLRGEVLARWQDVVGTGEFLRRLESRVGRIRDRVVAAVSGRPTPVEELGSALETGIATVVQAAVEEAAETAYGCWARHQAGAPLLRDELARPAAGLTEAVERLVRDWQEFVLELVRTEGASKRSGARLASYGVNGAGLVVMLAVFSQTAGLTGAEIAVAGGTTVASQKVLEAIFGEQAVRGLARQAREDLLARVGALLARDGDRYRDVLGSAASMVSGDELRAVANHVAAVLR
- a CDS encoding AAA family ATPase, with translation MTAAREDLVRTDEFRAALSLLAAGRHLFLTGKAGTGKSTLIRHFMAGTDRNVVVVAPTGIAALNVDGYTIHRLFGFRTTTTLTDVTGGSYRPGRFAKTLASLDTLIIDEASMVRADVFDMVAAALQRFGPQPGAPFGGVQVVLVGDLYQLPPVVGDGEQDYFSTVYDTPYFFSARSFVRDEFPTLTLTTVFRQLGDQRMTVILNEIREGVLLGHAQEHLNARVDADFVPPPGEFWLTLAPTNRLVTARNRQHLERLPGDELLHRAQESGDLSLFDKPVDDELRFKVGAQVMMLNNDQSDRWVNGSIGRVVGVGYYRYGAVVDVEFPDGTVADVAPFSWEATRPVVDGGSLRREVIGTFTQLPFKLAWAITIHKSQGQTLERLMVDLTGGMFSTGQLYVALSRCTSLAGLVLKRPVLPKDLKIDRRITRFLRASDPDTQARRFCAIGLLTVGDEGRMSRPRPVELAVAFDDGTAVSTLINPQRDLADARHAYGISVSDVLLAPTLREAWAMIAPMLAGCTPVGVAVDETLGLIDFELKRLGYVTGIPLGIELSGAPPAGRTALQRARGALERHSAAATSAGSAPFDDPDPGQAKTGLLLSRDHDAQTPAARHLPALSALLRVSRELGGVLLGATAEGALADESTWDAAARQSAADQLRDASSRTMLPEDVLARLRAAATLLGADDLAAANPLAETRGDIGAVLVPGARICFTGTALDDTGRVVEREDMECLATAAGLAPVRSVTKTRCEVLVIAEAGTQSGKARKAQEYGKPVFTAAEFLAWAARRSSGPSASITPT
- a CDS encoding Fic family protein yields the protein MDPDVGTAVSYETLQWDIAPSAAYVRSAQRQRGTYDAAIAADIADLTVDLPADALVDAEDASNEIIRFDAELGGEIAPFAAILLRTESAASSNIENLTASVRAIAEAELTGARASANARVIVANTAAMVAAINLADNIDGDAILAMHEALMHDADPTAAGRWRTQQVWIGGSAHGPRAAMFVPPHHRRVPDAIDDLLRFTARGDLPVLPQIALAHAQFETIHPFTDGNGRTGRALIQAMLRHRGLTRSVTVPVSAGLLTDTDSYFAALTAYRDGDPAPIVRRVSEAAVAAVFNGRRLVDDLRGIRATWSGVVTARRDSAVWRIVELLLRRPVINTALLAEELGIESKHARRHLEPLAHAGVLVETSSGPRQRIWRAPEVIDALDAFAERARRGGPLSR